A single region of the Leisingera thetidis genome encodes:
- a CDS encoding DMT family transporter, with the protein MHSLLLGLAAALAWGIHDLCVRFVSQKTSILPAMLIVFATGAILVAAAALTIGDWQAMTLTAAWLAGLSGAIFALGSYALYRAFALGPVRLVAPLVGAYPALSLGMAMLQGQPIGPGHWLAVAAVIGGVGCIAFFSSDDGGPVKLEAAGWGLAGAIGFALTFAIGQAATQAGAELPVLIVTRVAAILLLLSLAHLSRMVRLPSRKLLPLLGLMGALDAVALGLVIYSGSLPRPEFASVSASLFGLVTVVLAWLLLRENMNRVQWISVAVAFGGIAYLGF; encoded by the coding sequence GGGGAATTCACGATCTTTGCGTGCGGTTTGTGTCCCAGAAAACCAGCATTCTTCCTGCCATGCTGATCGTGTTTGCCACCGGGGCGATTCTGGTTGCAGCGGCCGCCCTGACCATAGGAGACTGGCAGGCCATGACCCTGACCGCCGCCTGGCTGGCCGGACTGTCGGGCGCCATTTTTGCCCTAGGATCATATGCGCTTTACCGCGCCTTTGCGCTGGGGCCGGTAAGACTGGTCGCGCCGCTGGTCGGCGCATACCCGGCGCTGTCGCTTGGCATGGCGATGCTGCAAGGCCAACCCATCGGTCCCGGCCATTGGCTTGCCGTGGCCGCAGTAATTGGCGGGGTTGGCTGTATTGCATTCTTTTCTTCTGATGACGGCGGCCCGGTGAAGCTGGAAGCCGCAGGGTGGGGGCTGGCGGGGGCCATTGGTTTTGCGTTGACCTTTGCCATCGGCCAGGCAGCAACCCAGGCCGGAGCCGAACTTCCGGTCCTGATTGTGACACGCGTTGCCGCCATTCTGCTCCTGCTCAGCTTGGCGCATCTCAGCCGGATGGTGCGGCTTCCCTCCCGCAAGCTGCTGCCGCTTCTGGGTCTGATGGGCGCATTGGATGCCGTCGCGCTCGGTCTGGTGATCTATTCCGGCAGCCTGCCCCGCCCCGAATTCGCTTCGGTCAGCGCGTCGCTTTTCGGACTTGTCACAGTTGTTCTGGCCTGGCTCCTGTTGCGCGAAAACATGAACCGGGTGCAGTGGATCAGCGTGGCCGTCGCTTTCGGCGGCATTGCCTATCTCGGTTTCTGA
- the folD gene encoding bifunctional methylenetetrahydrofolate dehydrogenase/methenyltetrahydrofolate cyclohydrolase FolD produces MAATLIDGKAFAAKVRGQVAEHVARLKTEHGITPGLAVVLVGEDPASQVYVRSKGKSTVEVGMNSFEHKLAPTISEQELLGLIDQLNNDPAVHGILVQLPLPKHLDEDLVINSIAPEKDVDGFHISNVGLLGTGQKSMVPCTPLGCLMMLRDHHGSLSGMDAVVIGRSNIVGKPMAQLLLGDSCSVTIAHSRTRDLPDVVRRADIVVAAVGRPEMVPGDWIKEGATVIDVGINRIERDGKTKLVGDVDFASAAERAGAITPVPGGVGPMTIACLLANTVTACCRANGLAEPEGLTA; encoded by the coding sequence ATGGCAGCAACATTGATTGACGGCAAGGCCTTTGCGGCCAAGGTGCGCGGCCAGGTGGCCGAGCATGTGGCGCGGCTGAAGACGGAGCACGGCATCACCCCTGGGCTGGCGGTGGTGCTGGTGGGCGAGGATCCGGCCTCCCAGGTCTATGTGCGCTCCAAGGGCAAGAGCACCGTCGAGGTGGGGATGAACTCCTTCGAGCACAAGCTGGCGCCGACCATCTCGGAGCAGGAGCTGCTGGGGCTGATCGATCAGCTGAACAATGATCCCGCCGTGCACGGCATCCTGGTGCAGCTGCCGCTGCCCAAGCACCTGGACGAGGACCTGGTGATCAACTCGATCGCGCCGGAGAAGGACGTGGACGGCTTCCACATCTCCAACGTCGGCCTGCTGGGCACCGGCCAGAAGTCGATGGTGCCCTGCACGCCCTTGGGCTGCCTGATGATGCTGCGCGACCACCACGGCTCCCTCTCGGGCATGGATGCGGTGGTGATCGGCCGCTCCAACATCGTCGGCAAGCCGATGGCGCAATTGCTGCTGGGCGACAGCTGCAGCGTGACGATTGCGCATTCGCGCACCAGGGATCTGCCCGATGTGGTGCGCCGCGCCGACATCGTGGTGGCCGCGGTGGGCCGCCCGGAAATGGTGCCGGGCGACTGGATCAAGGAGGGTGCCACGGTGATCGACGTCGGCATCAACCGCATCGAGCGCGACGGCAAGACCAAGCTGGTGGGCGATGTCGATTTTGCCTCGGCTGCCGAGCGCGCCGGCGCCATCACCCCGGTGCCGGGCGGCGTCGGCCCGATGACCATCGCCTGCCTGCTGGCCAACACCGTCACCGCCTGCTGCCGTGCCAACGGCCTGGCCGAGCCGGAAGGGCTGACCGCCTAA
- a CDS encoding chorismate mutase: MTKVTPPQDCQSMAELRAQIDHLDRVLVQMLAQRAGYIDRAIALKQQNGWPARIPERVEEVVMNARAAAEGQGLDPALAEDLWRQLVEWSIARESRVIREE, encoded by the coding sequence ATGACCAAAGTGACACCGCCGCAGGATTGCCAGTCGATGGCGGAGCTGCGGGCGCAGATCGACCACCTGGACCGGGTGCTGGTGCAGATGCTGGCGCAGCGGGCGGGCTACATCGACCGGGCGATTGCGCTGAAGCAGCAGAACGGCTGGCCGGCGCGGATCCCGGAACGGGTCGAGGAAGTGGTCATGAATGCCCGCGCCGCGGCGGAAGGGCAGGGGCTGGACCCCGCTCTGGCAGAAGATCTGTGGCGGCAGCTGGTGGAGTGGTCGATTGCCCGCGAATCGCGGGTGATCCGGGAAGAGTGA